In a genomic window of Bombina bombina isolate aBomBom1 chromosome 10, aBomBom1.pri, whole genome shotgun sequence:
- the LOC128640738 gene encoding matrin-3-like translates to MTLCELFSLVAKLKIVKSSSAVDLKNRACAFFYRALVVCHGADQTWNRWTEDYNQHINGPTHGRRCQLLLEIYPEWNPDAGRGRGDPFMVHQSTNPAPGILGPPPPPFHMGDDGGRGGFRRHPGEDMPGPRHMQKRREGAGRVVHIMDFQRGKNLTYEILRLCEPFGVIRNHLILNKINEAFIEMATWEEAVTVVDFYMSHPALIFGKPVRVHLSQKYKRIKKPTVKPDPKFDSKFEPKQDAGKVIHLSNLPHSGYSDGSVIKLAEAYGKVKTYILMRMKNMAFIEMEKADDARAMVDLCSKKTLYFQGKALKVDLSEKYKRLALRFPNKVAEQLQKEKNRKRAHSPDRKDGASDKKSAKVEGSNGESKGSSKDKTSTNEESSQKKSGEQDDQKDSVVAILLENESELIGEEEEEEEEAAALMETSSSVGDETDQQDLSDLTSMETDADKTTKEVVSTSVKGKQDKLKKGSHEFPGNIEDFVTLDEVGDEEDPDGQKVKSGLVNKGIKVVSSVEMMMASTSVDEPEHENEATVVKEQDEKQQVNPECVESETGENATNTSGPKDYVIGPYQPNNPVGVEYVIPKNGYYCRLCSLFYTNEEVAKVTHCSTLSHYQKLKKILGKMAKNQKKD, encoded by the exons ATGACACTATGTGAGTTGTTCTCTCTTGTTGCTAAACTCAAAATAGTTAAGTCTTCTAGTGCTGTTGACCTGAAGAACAGAG CTTGCGCCTTCTTTTACAGAGCGCTCGTTGTGTGTCACGGTGCAGACCAGACGTGGAATCGGTGGACTGAGGACTATAATCAACACATCAATGGACCAACCCATGGAAGACGCTGCCAACTACTTCTGGAAATATATCCTGAGTGGAATCCTGATGCTGGCCGTGGAAGGGGTGATCCTTTTATGGTGCATCAATCCACTAACCCAGCACCAGGAATTTTGGGACCTCCTCCCCCTCCATTCCATATGGGAGATGACGGTGGACGTGGGGGTTTTAGAAGACACCCAGGTGAAGACATGCCAGGACCACGACACATGCAAAAGCGAAGAGAGGGGGCTGGTAGAGTTGTTCATATAATGGATTTTCAGAGAGGAAAGAATTTAACATATGAGATTCTACGCCTTTGTGAGCCATTTGGCGTTATAAGAAATCATcttattctaaataaaattaatgaGGCATTCATTGAAATGGCTACTTGGGAGGAGGCTGTGACTGTTGTGGATTTCTACATGTCGCATCCTGCACTAATATTTGGAAAACCAGTTAGAGTTCATTTgtctcaaaaatataaaagaattaagAAACCAACCGTGAAGCCTGATCCAAAATTTGATTCAAAATTTGAACCAAAACAAGATGCTGGGAAAGTGATACATTTGAGCAACCTACCCCATTCTGGTTATTCTGATGGATCAGTTATCAAACTTGCTGAGGCATACGGAAAAGTTAAAACCTATATTTTGATGAGAATGAAGAACATGGCCTTTATCGAAATGGAAAAAGCAGATGATGCCAGGGCAATGGTTGACCTTTGTTCGAAGAAAACTCTCTATTTCCAGGGGAAGGCACTGAAGGTCGACCTTTCTGAAAAATACAAAAGGCTTGCTCTGAGATTTCCAAATAAGGTAGCTGAACAACTTCAGAAAGAAAAGAACAGAAAAAGAGCACATTCTCCAGATCGCAAAGATGGTGCAAGTGATAAGAAATCTGCTAAAGTAGAAGGTAGCAATGGTGAAAGCAAAGGTTCTTCCAAAGACAAGACTTCAACAAATGAGGAGTCCTCTCAGAAAAAGTCAGGGGAGCAAGATGATCAGAAAGACTCTGttgttgccattttgttggagaatgAGAGCGAGCTTataggggaggaggaggaggaagaggaggaagcgGCCGCTCTCATGGAGACTAGTAGTTCTGTTGGTGATGAAACTGATCAGCAGGACTTAAGTGACCTGACTTCAATGGAAACGGATGCAGATAAAACTACAAAGGAAGTAGTCAGTACATCAGTAAAAGGAAAACAAGACAAGCTGAAAAAGGGTTCACATGAGTTTCCTGGTAATATAGAAGACTTTGTTACCTTGGACGAAGTTGGAGATGAAGAAGACCCTGATGGTCAAAAGGTTAAATCTGGCTTGGTGAACAAGGGCATTAAAGTTGTCAGTTCTGTTGAAATGATGATGGCAAGCACAAGTGTTGATGAGCCTGAACATGAAAATGAAGCTACAGTGGTGAAGGAACAAGATGAAAAGCAACAAGTTAATCCTGAATGTGTAGAGTCTGAGACCGGTGAAAATGCCACCAATACATCAGGGCCTAAAGATTATGTAATTGGGCCGTATCAGCCTAATAATCCTGTTGGTGTTGAATATGTGATTCCAAAGAATGGCTATTACTGCAGACTGTGCTCACTTTTCTACACAAATGAAGAGGTCGCTAAGGTTACGCACTGTAGCACTTTATCTCACTATCAGAAACTCAAGAAAATCCTTGGAAAGATGGCAAAAAATCAAAAGAAGGACTGA